From the genome of Pleuronectes platessa chromosome 19, fPlePla1.1, whole genome shotgun sequence:
ATGCCCCAGGATGTGCTGGGACAGGATCCTCCGGAAGGTCTCCCTGAACTCCCGAATGCGATAGGCGTAGATGAAGGGATTCATAACGGAGTTAGCATGGGAGAGGATGATGGCGATGTTCATCACCCAGATGTGTGGGCGTTCGCAGTCGGGACACATGTGGTTGAAGCAGTTGATGATGTGCACTGGAAGCCAGCAAAAGGCAAACATCCCCACAATGATGGACAGTGACTTGGCGGCGTGCACCTCCTTCTGCAGGGTGGAGCGAGGTGAGCTCGAAGCCGAGGTTATCACTGCAAGAGCGGACATGTGCGAAGCTTTGAAACCAATCATCCTGAGCTGGTGCTGCGCGGCCAGGAAGATGTTGGCATAGATGACCAGCATGACCAGCAGAGGCAACAGCACACAGCAAAAGAAGTTGAAATAGACCATGTAGTCCATGGTGACCACTCCTTCGAACAGACACTCGCACAGGCTATTTGggcagctgctgtttgtgtggccGGCGGTTTTGGAGTCCGAACCTGTGCAAAAGAGACAGGGGGGATTTTTTGTTTAATCATGGCAACAGTGACCAAGCACAGTTTGGGATTTAGACCCCAAATTCAACTGTTTACCTGAGTTCTCCTCGGTAATCATCTTTGCTGTGAGTTAGAAAGATTGACACGAGTAGGAACATGCCGGCTTCATTTAAGAACTCGAGCCCTTTTCTCTAGTAATTCAATACCACTAATGGAATTGTGCAGTTTTACCCAAGTGTCTATTTAGTGCTTTTCTCCCACATCCTGTGTGTCCGTTCATCCTGAAAACAATGGTTCTAGAAATGAGTTGTTGTGGCTTAAAAGAGGATGTGGTTGGCAATAAAGAATTTCAGATTTCATTGCTTCCAACAACTGacaatgaaacaaagacaaGTCAAAACTCAGACATTAAACTATCTTCTCAGAAACCGGAGTAACGGTGTTTGACTTCACATTTTTTCTACAATATAGGGTAAGAAGGTTTCTGAGGCCTTGGAATCATGCGTTCACATTGTTCTAAATGAATGGCCCACCTGTGTTCCAGCCCAGCATCGGAGTCAGGCCGATGCCCACGGAGAGGACCCAGCACAGGGTGATGATGGCCTTCGCCCTCTGCCCTGTCACCAGGCTGTTGTACCTGAGAGGAGAACACACTCATACATGAGGGCCGGCTGCCTCGTCTAACTTCATTATGATCGTATCTGCAGTAAAATCAATATGAGGCGATTCAAATGAGGATAAAATGTTTGTGCATTCAAGAGTGGGggaattattaatttaacaaaCCTAGGAAAGATATTAGCGTATGGGAGTGCTGCCATTACTGTAAAATCTACATTAGCTGAGTTTAATTTGAATTAGTTACTTGATGCTATTAAAATGGGGCTGGAATGTCATTACTGAAAGATACAAACTGAAGCGTGTATCGACGGTCCCAGATTGTTATTGAGCGGAATCCAAATGGCGgcaggatattttagcttcacttcaggatagtgggaggaagtgggaaagcgtacatatatatatactgtatatatatatgtacagtatatatataaagctATGTCAACCTCTGATGCATGATTGGTTTGCTGTCATCTGTGAGCACACATAAGGATGCAGGAGCTGTTATGCAGCTGCTTATGCAAATGTATGACCTGCAGGGTTTTACTCAATGAAATATCCTCTCATGCCAGGAGTAACACAGCGGCGACTAAACAacctttggatttttttttattatcagctGGAAAAGCGATTGGGCTAGCTTACAATGTTATTTGAATGGTGGTGATTTACATGGAGGAAAATTAGTCTTCAGcttgtttaaatattttcagCAGCTTGAAAACAGGAACCCAGTAAGACCCAGTGGAGATACATATCTCTGTCTGAACACTGGGTTTGCATGATACGTAGAAGGACTACGCAAGATCTGctcaactgatttccatgaaatttgctGGAGGTGTGGGGCACGACCCAAGATAAATACCCCTAAAGTTTTCTtttccaaaaagaaaaagtggttcAAACTTCATACAGTGGCAGACAACTTTGAAAAGTGACCTGATTATGGATAATCTGACACTGTGGAAGTCTCCGTCTCTGTTTCAGGTTTCAGTGGAGTGGACCTTTTACTTCTCCCCTCACCTGAGCGGGTTCTTGATGGCGATGTAGCGGTCCACAGCGATGGCCAGAAGGCTGAAGATGGAGCTCTGGGTGAGCACGAGCACGAAGCAGGCGATGAACAAGCAGCCGTAGAAGTTTGCACAGAAGCCGGTACTGCAAGAATATATCACAGGTTCAGAAATATCGAGTGTATTAAAATCTAGTGAATTATTGGACCAAATCAGTCAGGGGGTTTTGGTGTGTAAAAATGAAATGGTACCTGATGCTGATGGCGAAGGGAATTGCCAGAAGCCCTACAGCGATATCAGCCACAGCCAGTGACACCAGAAAGAAGTTGGTGATGCTCTGCAGGTTGGAGTTGAGGCAGACGGCCCAGCACACCAGGATGTTTCCAGCCACAGCCAGGCAGGCGATCACCAGCTCCAGGACAATGTAGACCAGCTGGTCAGTCTTCAGCATGGTGAGTTCTTCGTCTTCTCTGCTTTCTTGGCGCTGTCATCCCACACACTAAGCTGTTTGCCAAACCGCTTAATGGAAGAGTGATTGTGTCGCAGGGACACGGCCAAGACAGGAAGTTCCCACCACAAACATCACATCTGAGGTCTGACTTCACTCTGACTTCACTCGTACCTTTTATCGTCACACGCCCGTCTGTCACTTTCCCCTTAGAGCTTGGTTGACTTTGTCACAGATGGTGGCGGGAGCATTGACTTTTGCACAACAGCTACAGCAAATTAAGAGCGGTGGCCTGTCGAGAaacgagaggaagagggagaacaCAATCTCAGTGGTGGAGCCTGAACAAACAGATTGCAGGTCACCACACACCAGGTCAGAAGAGCCATCTATCTCTGGTGGACAGCAGGGGACAATTTATTCTCCGCACAGGGCCAAAGCAGACAATCCAACAATGCACCTTTTATTCCAGTTTCCCGAAACCCTTCCACACACTAATCATTCCCACCACTGACCTCATATTCTTCCAAAGATCACTGATAATTACCCAAAGTGAGGCCCCTCCGAATTTGAGGAGACATTGCACCATTACGGGAAAGCTGTAAAACTATCCCTGCTGTTTTTTCTCAGGGTATTTAGCTGAATTCCTCTGTACTCTAAGCAGATTAGTGTGTTATCACAAACAGGGGCTCAACCCCCGAGAGCCTTCGCAGAGATGAAGAGTTTGAATGAGATGTAGGTCAAGTTGTTCAGTTCATCAGTGTACAACAGCTGAGGGGAGTAAGTGAGACAGATGTGTTATTATCAATATTGTtatgattgttattattatctaaGTTCTCTCCAGTAGTTTGAAATTATTGAAATGATCTTTGAACATTAAATAACACTTTATGAGAGATGCAAGAGTTGAAACATGTGCCAGTTAGTTTAGTTCTGGTCCAGATGATGTGATCGGACACGCTATGTGATTTCTCAGTGACCACAACTAAACGTTGTTAATGCGCATCATAATCTAAAacactactactgctactattactaataatagtaatactaatactaataattaGTAAAAAATGCTCAACTATAATTTGTTCTTATGCACTGAAGTTTGAAAAATGTACTTCCTACTATTACTATAACATAATAAAGGACAACTTTTAGAAATGGGCCTTTTTCAAGACAGTCAAGGAAACTTTAAATATATGACAAGAATCAACTAACAGATCAAATATGAGGGTGCcaataaaacaattaacaatGATAGGCTCATGAAATAAGTATATGATCAACCACATAGTAAAAGATCTGtaataaatgttaaaaacatctATCgtttttgttaatgtttttttgcagatttgAAGAAGCTTTATTGATTTTGTTCCAGATATGACACCAACATGAACATCTTAAATGCACTGCTGTACGTTATCATACCAAGATCATTATCACACATTGTATCCTGTTGACAGATGTGCAGAGCTGGTTTTTCTCCCCTGTGAGATAAAACCCAGACAAAGCCCACAGAGCAGAAACAAGCCGAAAGGGAAACTTTATAAACGACggtgaaaaaaagaacaatCTGCAAACATGAGACAAAGTTCCTGCCGATGTCTGTGGTCCGAAACATTTGACAAGATAAGATTCAACAAGACTAAATGTTATTGATCTATTTTTGTGCCTCACGTTAGCGTATGTCACAGAACAGGAATTCCCAGTCCACTGTTTATTCAGTCCCCACGTTGCCGTAGATTAAGGTGGTAATGATGAGGATTGGTCCGGTGATATGCTGGTGAGCAGGGTGCCcccccgcctctcacccaaAGACCCTCAGAGGATAGGTGGTACAAGTGGACGAAGGGGTGGATGGATAATGAGGCACAACACTTTTAATACAACTGCACAAGCTAGTTTGACCTTTCTTCACATGTTTTATCCTGAGGCCTGGAGCTGCTCAGACGTTTATTCCTGCTGCTCGATCGCTGAACACCGATGGACTCGCTTCCAGTGGATGCCTGACAAGTTCAACTCAAAGTCACTATGACTGATGAAAAGCTGTGGTGATAATATATCGGCCAAATTCAGTTTCAATTCAGTTATTCGAATATAAAACCACAAAACATGAAGGATTGAAactctcatttcctctctcagACTCTCACGTGATCAAAGCTTGTTAAAAGACCGTAACTACACTTAAGTGTAGTAGTGTATTTTCTTCGTTTCTTGTCACTTATCATACATTGTTCAAATCGACCTCTTTTCATGACATTTAACCGTGTGACTCACTGCTCTGGTCCCGATTGGCCAAAGTCCCACTTTTCATGTTTCCTCTATTGTTGTCGGCTGAGACCTGCTCACATCAGCCCGGAGGAATTCAGGGTTTATCAAGCAGGTTTGGAAAAGCTACTGCGACTGAAAATCATCAACACTCTGAAAACCTGAACTAGGATGTGGTCAATATGTTTGGTGAAACATTTTGGCAAAACTGAGTAAACGAAATTTAGAACTTGtgaaattgtttaaaaataCCTTACGAATTGAGGAAATGAAAATTACAAGAAATAAGTCGATCAGAATAGCTGTGACATGAAAAGAAGTAGCTGCAAATGTTCAGATATAATTGAAATTGGCAGATTTGACTATAAATAAGAATATTGTGAAACTTAACAAATGTACATCGACTGGATGTTTTTAACTTTTACCAAGAAATAAATGTAGTACATTAaataatttgtgtatttgtctgtaTTTACTCCACCCCCCCCACCGAAAGTGAAAGACAAATGTTCAAAATAAAGCAGTTGTGCACAAATCGTCACTTTGCAGTTTGTAGGATGAAAACATTTCTGAACCTGAAcagcaaagaaacaaaacaaagggaATCACAGTGCTGCAGGTTTACAGGTCATCACCCGCACTTTAAGCCATCACATGCTCAGCGTTCTTGTTTGACCTTCTTCCAGTTGACTGCTTTGGAtacaactgccccccccccacccccctctccatTAATATGAGGATTGATATACAGTATGTACTCAGAGGCCTTGGAGGAAgtgataagaaaataaacatcctGCAGGAGGGGACCTGTCACTAGCCTGTCAATCAATGGAGCAGCACAGCTCCACCGAAATCACAAAGAAATGCTTATGTATTGTTATTAGTATCATTGTTATTACGGGACAAATTTAAGAAtaacaataaattaatataGTTTGAGTATAtatcatttataaaacactCCTTTTACTAGAATTGTTTCCCCTCACGTTAGAAGATG
Proteins encoded in this window:
- the adora2ab gene encoding adenosine A2a receptor b; the protein is MLKTDQLVYIVLELVIACLAVAGNILVCWAVCLNSNLQSITNFFLVSLAVADIAVGLLAIPFAISISTGFCANFYGCLFIACFVLVLTQSSIFSLLAIAVDRYIAIKNPLRYNSLVTGQRAKAIITLCWVLSVGIGLTPMLGWNTGSDSKTAGHTNSSCPNSLCECLFEGVVTMDYMVYFNFFCCVLLPLLVMLVIYANIFLAAQHQLRMIGFKASHMSALAVITSASSSPRSTLQKEVHAAKSLSIIVGMFAFCWLPVHIINCFNHMCPDCERPHIWVMNIAIILSHANSVMNPFIYAYRIREFRETFRRILSQHILGHGDMHGLGDGRGAGSSRSSIVRTSSSSRTSKESSCGTVVNSYILDPGSKQTKASQEASCHWTTKLDSAPGGQTPNCHQISSSSLTPQLPCIMGFAAQEGKESDTYFGGTTDASELRNIESGITFVNVHAGFLKQTDCTCSAELPEVS